Proteins encoded by one window of Hylaeus volcanicus isolate JK05 chromosome 7, UHH_iyHylVolc1.0_haploid, whole genome shotgun sequence:
- the LOC128879270 gene encoding chymotrypsin-2-like isoform X1: protein MFLLVCILTTVKLFEASAASINEIPKIVGGSAAEDGQFPYQASLRYKGRHFCGGSVLNKRWILTAAHCVSSFNDSGITVVLGTNTLDKGGDEYQSERVFGHPRYSSLLIRNDIGLIKVNKDIVFGDKVKPVSLPNENFSKIDYPAELSGWGTTSYPGEAPNELQHIELSVIDQKQCLNASFRVTNDNICTLNKRGEGACHGDSGGPLVADKVQIGVVSWGIPCAKGRPDVFTRVYSYVDWIKKHTEDDSR, encoded by the exons ATGTTCTTGCTTGTCTGTATTCTGACCACGGTCAAGCTGTTCGAAGCATCCG CGGcgagtataaatgaaattccaaAAATCGTGGGCGGTTCTGCCGCTGAGGATGGACAGTTCCCGTATCAAGCTTCCCTTCGCTATAAGGGACGACATTTCTGCGGAGGATCAGTATTAAACAAGAGGTGGATATTGACAGCCGCTCACTGCGTATCGAG CTTCAACGATTCTGGGATAACCGTGGTGTTGGGTACGAACACCTTGGACAAGGGTGGCGACGAATATCAATCTGAAAGAGTGTTTGGTCACCCGAGATACAGTTCTCTGCTGATCAGGAACGACATTGGATTGATTAAAGTGAACAAGGATATCGTTTTCGGGGATAAAGTGAAGCCCGTGTCTTTACCCAAcgaaaatttcagtaaaattgATTACCCAGCCGAGTTGTCCGGTTGGGGTACCACCAGC TATCCCGGAGAGGCACCGAACGAATTGCAGCACATTGAGCTGAGCGTGATCGATcaaaaacaatgtttaaaCGCCAGCTTTCGTGTCACCAACGACAATATCTGCACACTCAACAAGAGGGGCGAAGGCGCTTGTCAC ggaGATTCCGGTGGTCCTCTAGTGGCCGACAAGGTACAAATCGGAGTGGTATCTTGGGGAATCCCGTGTGCAAAAGGTCGTCCAGATGTCTTCACTCGTGTCTACAGCTACGTCGATTGGATAAAGAAGCACACTGAAGACGATAGTCGTTAG
- the LOC128879986 gene encoding tripartite motif-containing protein 2-like isoform X1, with the protein MEALRFAIQTRLGERIVSMSSMLVETVSINYEDFNESFLTCGTCLCVYDGGEHTPKLLPCSHTVCLHCLTRIAASQTRETGAFRCPICRELITIPGGGVPALPPSFLVNQLLDLMSRQRREVIPKCSVHINQELLFCETCDTVFCTACTGGNHAGTSPGCTEHTIIPFSIAIKRMSEILLYKANECISKLTQAQDSVSTELQRLDASTQRCLNAVDNEFAEIIAKFERRRSELQAAVTAAARDKKHVLEEQHALIEAEKNKVQRECEGLQYQVEVRNITQRIGSLSDQLDAASALSEPKENAFITFEFNHNNALSQLEDALNNLGRVRSSTTLPGLCRARLKDPAIVRLQASVIVETVDYHGHPRNVGGDLITAELTLADSIHSENQSSSIDTKVIDLDNGTYEVVFRPPSASRYVLKLSVFERPIKDYPLFFDATEHNEPVKVYGRQGNGKDEFHQPVAVAVDDDDMIYILDTGNSRIKVLNCDLEFQRHITNEGLEGCSCTGIGISQQGLVVVNWRTREVTEMSSLGDTIKSFSHNAFQEPIDVAVDRTYGHILVADNRQSCVFVFDSDGKILFQVGKKSTFNLIRAVTVGPSGEIIVADSCIQVFSAKGDFSEEIYSEGKGKGTYGGLAVDAEGRILGTRTDKGRSIIQVLKLGGGNILTEIDSHSSKLRRPSGIAVLPHNHLVVVDLGNDCIKKYRYW; encoded by the exons ATGGAGGCACTGCGTTTCGCTATACA GACACGGCTAGGGGAGAGGATAGTCAGCATGAGCTCTATGCTCGTGGAGACAGTTAGTATAAACTATgaagattttaatgaaagtttTTTAACATGTGGTACTTGTCTCTGTGTTTATGATGGTGGAGAGCATACCCCTAAATTATTACCATGTTCACACACA gTATGTTTACATTGCTTAACAAGAATTGCTGCATCTCAGACTCGCGAGACAGGTGCCTTTCGATGCCCCATTTGCAGAGAGTTAATAACTATTCCTGGTGGTGGAGTTCCTGCTCTGCCACCCAGTTTCCTTGTGAACCAACTTCTTGATCTCATGTCTAGGCAAAGACGAGAG GTTATTCCAAAATGTTCAGTTCACATAAATcaggaattattattttgtgaaaCATGTGATACAGTGTTTTGTACAGCCTGTACAGGTGGAAATCATGCAGGAACATCTCCAGGATGTACTGAACATACTATCATACCTTTCAGCATTGCAATAAAAAGGAtgtctgaaattttattatataaagctAATGAATGTATATCCAag TTAACACAGGCCCAAGATTCTGTAAGTACAGAATTACAACGATTGGATGCTTCTACTCAAAGGTGTCTGAATGCTGTTGATAATGAATTTGCagaaattattgcaaaatttgaaaGGAGACGTTCAGAATTACAAGCAGCTGTTACTGCCGCCGCAAGAGACAAAAAACATGTCTTAGAAGAACAGCATGCTCTCATAGAAGctgagaaaaataaagtgCAACGAGAATGCGAAGGTTTACAGTACCAA gttgAAGTACGAAATATTACACAAAGAATTGGTAGTTTATCTGACCAACTTGATGCAGCATCAGCACTTAGTGAACCTAAAGAAAATGCCTTTATTACTTTTGAATTTAACCACAATAATGCGCTTTCTCAATTAGAGGATGCTCTTAATAACTTGGGAAGAGTACGTTCTAGTACAACATTGCCAG gtCTGTGCAGAGCCAGGTTGAAAGATCCTGCTATAGTTAGGTTACAAGCGTCTGTAATAGTAGAGACTGTTGATTATCATGGACATCCTAGAAATGTTGGAGGAGATCTTATCACTGCGGAATTAACATTAGCAGATAGTATCCATTCAGAAAACCAAAGTTCCAGTATTGACACAAAAGTTATAGATTTAGATAATGGTACATACGAAGTAGTGTTTCGACCTCCGTCTGCGAGTCGctatgttttaaaattgtcagTTTTCGAGCGGCCTATCAAAGATTATCCATTGTTTTTTGATGCAACTGAACATAACGAACCTGTTAAAGTATACGGAAGACAAGGAAACGGGAAAGATGAATTTCATCAACCAGTCGCGGTTGCTGTTGATGACGATGATATGATATACATTTTGGATACTGGGAACTCGCGTATAAAG gTACTCAATTGTGATTTAGAATTTCAAAGGCATATAACTAATGAAGGTCTTGAAGGTTGTAGCTGTACAGGAATTGGTATTTCCCAACAAGGTCTTGTTGTTGTTAATTGGAGAACGCGAGAAGTAACAGAAATGAGCTCTTTAGGAGACACAATTAAATCTTTCTCTCATAACGCATTTCAA GAGCCAATTGATGTTGCGGTAGACAGAACTTATGGACATATACTTGTTGCTGACAATCGACAAAGttgtgtttttgtttttgattcTGATGGCAAAATTCTTTTCCAG gTTGGAAAGAAGAGTACATTTAACTTAATTAGAGCTGTTACTGTTGGACCTAGTGGTGAAATTATAGTTGCTGATAGCTGTATTCAAGTGTTTTCTGCAAAGGGAGACTTCTCAGAAGAAATATATTCGGAAGGCAAAG GAAAGGGCACTTACGGAGGTTTAGCTGTTGATGCAGAAGGTAGAATACTTGGTACTCGCACTGATAAAGGACGCAGTATAATCCAAGTATTAAAATTAGGAGGAGGTAATATTTTAACTGAAATTGATTCGCATAGTTCAAAATTACGACGTCCTTCAGGTATTGCAGTACTACCTCACAATCACTTAGTAGTCGTAGATTTGGGAAAtgattgtataaaaaaatatagatattgGTAA
- the LOC128879986 gene encoding tripartite motif-containing protein 2-like isoform X2: MNCCPFMTRLGERIVSMSSMLVETVSINYEDFNESFLTCGTCLCVYDGGEHTPKLLPCSHTVCLHCLTRIAASQTRETGAFRCPICRELITIPGGGVPALPPSFLVNQLLDLMSRQRREVIPKCSVHINQELLFCETCDTVFCTACTGGNHAGTSPGCTEHTIIPFSIAIKRMSEILLYKANECISKLTQAQDSVSTELQRLDASTQRCLNAVDNEFAEIIAKFERRRSELQAAVTAAARDKKHVLEEQHALIEAEKNKVQRECEGLQYQVEVRNITQRIGSLSDQLDAASALSEPKENAFITFEFNHNNALSQLEDALNNLGRVRSSTTLPGLCRARLKDPAIVRLQASVIVETVDYHGHPRNVGGDLITAELTLADSIHSENQSSSIDTKVIDLDNGTYEVVFRPPSASRYVLKLSVFERPIKDYPLFFDATEHNEPVKVYGRQGNGKDEFHQPVAVAVDDDDMIYILDTGNSRIKVLNCDLEFQRHITNEGLEGCSCTGIGISQQGLVVVNWRTREVTEMSSLGDTIKSFSHNAFQEPIDVAVDRTYGHILVADNRQSCVFVFDSDGKILFQVGKKSTFNLIRAVTVGPSGEIIVADSCIQVFSAKGDFSEEIYSEGKGKGTYGGLAVDAEGRILGTRTDKGRSIIQVLKLGGGNILTEIDSHSSKLRRPSGIAVLPHNHLVVVDLGNDCIKKYRYW; this comes from the exons ATGAACTGCTGTCCATTCAT GACACGGCTAGGGGAGAGGATAGTCAGCATGAGCTCTATGCTCGTGGAGACAGTTAGTATAAACTATgaagattttaatgaaagtttTTTAACATGTGGTACTTGTCTCTGTGTTTATGATGGTGGAGAGCATACCCCTAAATTATTACCATGTTCACACACA gTATGTTTACATTGCTTAACAAGAATTGCTGCATCTCAGACTCGCGAGACAGGTGCCTTTCGATGCCCCATTTGCAGAGAGTTAATAACTATTCCTGGTGGTGGAGTTCCTGCTCTGCCACCCAGTTTCCTTGTGAACCAACTTCTTGATCTCATGTCTAGGCAAAGACGAGAG GTTATTCCAAAATGTTCAGTTCACATAAATcaggaattattattttgtgaaaCATGTGATACAGTGTTTTGTACAGCCTGTACAGGTGGAAATCATGCAGGAACATCTCCAGGATGTACTGAACATACTATCATACCTTTCAGCATTGCAATAAAAAGGAtgtctgaaattttattatataaagctAATGAATGTATATCCAag TTAACACAGGCCCAAGATTCTGTAAGTACAGAATTACAACGATTGGATGCTTCTACTCAAAGGTGTCTGAATGCTGTTGATAATGAATTTGCagaaattattgcaaaatttgaaaGGAGACGTTCAGAATTACAAGCAGCTGTTACTGCCGCCGCAAGAGACAAAAAACATGTCTTAGAAGAACAGCATGCTCTCATAGAAGctgagaaaaataaagtgCAACGAGAATGCGAAGGTTTACAGTACCAA gttgAAGTACGAAATATTACACAAAGAATTGGTAGTTTATCTGACCAACTTGATGCAGCATCAGCACTTAGTGAACCTAAAGAAAATGCCTTTATTACTTTTGAATTTAACCACAATAATGCGCTTTCTCAATTAGAGGATGCTCTTAATAACTTGGGAAGAGTACGTTCTAGTACAACATTGCCAG gtCTGTGCAGAGCCAGGTTGAAAGATCCTGCTATAGTTAGGTTACAAGCGTCTGTAATAGTAGAGACTGTTGATTATCATGGACATCCTAGAAATGTTGGAGGAGATCTTATCACTGCGGAATTAACATTAGCAGATAGTATCCATTCAGAAAACCAAAGTTCCAGTATTGACACAAAAGTTATAGATTTAGATAATGGTACATACGAAGTAGTGTTTCGACCTCCGTCTGCGAGTCGctatgttttaaaattgtcagTTTTCGAGCGGCCTATCAAAGATTATCCATTGTTTTTTGATGCAACTGAACATAACGAACCTGTTAAAGTATACGGAAGACAAGGAAACGGGAAAGATGAATTTCATCAACCAGTCGCGGTTGCTGTTGATGACGATGATATGATATACATTTTGGATACTGGGAACTCGCGTATAAAG gTACTCAATTGTGATTTAGAATTTCAAAGGCATATAACTAATGAAGGTCTTGAAGGTTGTAGCTGTACAGGAATTGGTATTTCCCAACAAGGTCTTGTTGTTGTTAATTGGAGAACGCGAGAAGTAACAGAAATGAGCTCTTTAGGAGACACAATTAAATCTTTCTCTCATAACGCATTTCAA GAGCCAATTGATGTTGCGGTAGACAGAACTTATGGACATATACTTGTTGCTGACAATCGACAAAGttgtgtttttgtttttgattcTGATGGCAAAATTCTTTTCCAG gTTGGAAAGAAGAGTACATTTAACTTAATTAGAGCTGTTACTGTTGGACCTAGTGGTGAAATTATAGTTGCTGATAGCTGTATTCAAGTGTTTTCTGCAAAGGGAGACTTCTCAGAAGAAATATATTCGGAAGGCAAAG GAAAGGGCACTTACGGAGGTTTAGCTGTTGATGCAGAAGGTAGAATACTTGGTACTCGCACTGATAAAGGACGCAGTATAATCCAAGTATTAAAATTAGGAGGAGGTAATATTTTAACTGAAATTGATTCGCATAGTTCAAAATTACGACGTCCTTCAGGTATTGCAGTACTACCTCACAATCACTTAGTAGTCGTAGATTTGGGAAAtgattgtataaaaaaatatagatattgGTAA
- the LOC128879270 gene encoding chymotrypsin-2-like isoform X2 produces MGHNQAASINEIPKIVGGSAAEDGQFPYQASLRYKGRHFCGGSVLNKRWILTAAHCVSSFNDSGITVVLGTNTLDKGGDEYQSERVFGHPRYSSLLIRNDIGLIKVNKDIVFGDKVKPVSLPNENFSKIDYPAELSGWGTTSYPGEAPNELQHIELSVIDQKQCLNASFRVTNDNICTLNKRGEGACHGDSGGPLVADKVQIGVVSWGIPCAKGRPDVFTRVYSYVDWIKKHTEDDSR; encoded by the exons ATGGGACATAATCAGG CGGcgagtataaatgaaattccaaAAATCGTGGGCGGTTCTGCCGCTGAGGATGGACAGTTCCCGTATCAAGCTTCCCTTCGCTATAAGGGACGACATTTCTGCGGAGGATCAGTATTAAACAAGAGGTGGATATTGACAGCCGCTCACTGCGTATCGAG CTTCAACGATTCTGGGATAACCGTGGTGTTGGGTACGAACACCTTGGACAAGGGTGGCGACGAATATCAATCTGAAAGAGTGTTTGGTCACCCGAGATACAGTTCTCTGCTGATCAGGAACGACATTGGATTGATTAAAGTGAACAAGGATATCGTTTTCGGGGATAAAGTGAAGCCCGTGTCTTTACCCAAcgaaaatttcagtaaaattgATTACCCAGCCGAGTTGTCCGGTTGGGGTACCACCAGC TATCCCGGAGAGGCACCGAACGAATTGCAGCACATTGAGCTGAGCGTGATCGATcaaaaacaatgtttaaaCGCCAGCTTTCGTGTCACCAACGACAATATCTGCACACTCAACAAGAGGGGCGAAGGCGCTTGTCAC ggaGATTCCGGTGGTCCTCTAGTGGCCGACAAGGTACAAATCGGAGTGGTATCTTGGGGAATCCCGTGTGCAAAAGGTCGTCCAGATGTCTTCACTCGTGTCTACAGCTACGTCGATTGGATAAAGAAGCACACTGAAGACGATAGTCGTTAG